From Candidatus Neomarinimicrobiota bacterium, the proteins below share one genomic window:
- the hemW gene encoding radical SAM family heme chaperone HemW, with product MSSALKPLALYIHVPFCKSKCTYCDFYSVVGRENAIPDFLKVILSEIEHKKATLDLSNYSIDTIFFGGGTPNLLAPPHLEQIINALLELASPRPDMEVGMEINPGEAALEDFQAYNSLGINRISIGMQSFQPQLLKFMSRIHSAQKSISTYEDVRRAGFNNVSADLIFAIPGQTNQLWEADLSRLVELAPEHISTYSLTVEEGTALHRWVVAGHVHMLEETLDTGMYAMGRDYLNSQGYPNYEISNHARPGFECRHNLNYWTGVEYLGFGPAAHSFFKDRRHWNVRNLDQYLSMVAESGIAEEASEIINDDTARNEMILTRLRLTQGLNLSEYTRRFGADLLDQKREILAKWNEQIDLHHGHLSVTRSGWSMIDEISSDLMFINGTK from the coding sequence ATGAGTTCAGCTCTCAAACCACTGGCCCTGTACATCCACGTACCCTTCTGCAAATCAAAGTGCACCTATTGTGACTTCTATTCTGTGGTGGGGCGTGAAAACGCTATTCCTGACTTTTTAAAAGTGATCCTGAGTGAAATCGAACACAAGAAAGCCACCCTGGATCTGTCCAACTACTCTATCGATACTATCTTTTTTGGAGGAGGGACACCAAATCTGTTGGCACCACCGCACCTGGAGCAGATCATAAATGCTCTTTTGGAATTAGCCAGTCCCAGGCCAGATATGGAGGTTGGTATGGAGATCAATCCCGGAGAAGCTGCTCTTGAAGACTTTCAGGCCTATAACAGCCTGGGTATCAATCGAATCAGTATCGGTATGCAAAGTTTCCAGCCTCAATTGTTAAAATTCATGAGCCGGATTCATTCAGCCCAGAAGAGTATTTCCACTTATGAAGATGTCCGCCGAGCTGGCTTTAATAATGTAAGTGCCGATCTGATCTTTGCCATACCCGGCCAGACCAACCAGCTTTGGGAAGCTGATCTGAGTCGTCTGGTGGAACTGGCACCTGAACATATCTCGACCTATTCACTTACTGTGGAGGAAGGCACTGCGTTGCACCGTTGGGTGGTTGCCGGTCATGTTCACATGCTGGAAGAGACCCTGGATACTGGCATGTACGCCATGGGACGGGATTACCTCAATTCACAGGGATATCCAAATTATGAGATCTCAAATCATGCCAGGCCTGGTTTTGAATGTCGGCATAACCTGAATTATTGGACTGGCGTTGAATATCTAGGATTTGGGCCAGCCGCCCATTCATTTTTCAAAGATCGTCGGCATTGGAATGTGCGCAACCTTGATCAATACCTGAGTATGGTGGCTGAGTCTGGAATTGCGGAAGAAGCTTCTGAGATCATCAATGATGATACAGCCCGGAATGAAATGATCCTGACTCGTCTCAGGTTGACACAGGGCTTGAATCTTTCAGAATATACCCGGCGATTTGGAGCAGACCTGCTCGATCAGAAACGTGAAATTCTGGCAAAATGGAACGAACAAATAGATCTGCACCATGGTCATCTGAGTGTCACTCGTTCCGGTTGGTCCATGATCGATGAGATCAGTTCAGATCTTATGTTTATAAATGGTACGAAGTGA
- the purH gene encoding bifunctional phosphoribosylaminoimidazolecarboxamide formyltransferase/IMP cyclohydrolase has product MKRALISVSDKSGVLDLARTLHEKGVEIISTGGTAKLLADNGVPVIGISDITGFPECLGGRVKTLQPKIHGGILANRQIPGHLVEAAELGIPMIDLVVVNLYPFKATILKPGVTMSDAIENIDIGGVTLIRAAGKNSDSVTLLTDPEDYVEFIELLNGSKLDDSFRKKMALKGFRHTAQYDTLISTYLAKELGDTELPEQLSFTYEKQQSLRYGENPHQKAAFYREISVLDGHLSGAEQLHGKELSYNNIGDASAAIEMIREFSAPSVVALKHANPCGVGTADTIFNAYERAYKADPVSIFGGIVVLNRPVDLVTAEEMRKIFLEIVIAPSYSEEALTILKKKKNLRLLQLADIMQPLSTERYFHKKVDGGLLIQEADLHRLDDEQFKVVTDNQPSEKEWTDLKLAWTVVKHAKSNAIVVVKDGATQGVGAGQTSRIWAVDNALDRSTTSTEGSVLASDAFFPFSDSVEKAHVAGVKAIIQPGGSVRDQDSIDACNQFGISMVFTGVRHFKH; this is encoded by the coding sequence ATGAAAAGAGCATTGATCAGCGTGTCGGATAAAAGTGGGGTCCTTGATCTGGCTAGAACCCTCCACGAAAAGGGAGTTGAGATCATTTCTACAGGGGGCACTGCCAAGCTGCTGGCTGACAATGGTGTTCCAGTTATTGGAATCAGCGACATCACCGGTTTTCCCGAATGTTTGGGGGGACGGGTCAAGACCCTCCAACCCAAGATCCACGGTGGTATCTTAGCTAATAGACAGATTCCAGGACATTTGGTGGAGGCTGCGGAACTGGGTATTCCTATGATCGATCTGGTGGTGGTGAATCTCTATCCATTCAAAGCAACTATTCTTAAACCGGGTGTGACCATGTCGGATGCAATCGAAAATATTGATATTGGTGGGGTGACCCTCATCCGGGCAGCAGGTAAAAATTCCGATTCTGTGACGCTGCTAACAGATCCAGAAGATTATGTTGAATTCATTGAATTATTGAATGGAAGTAAACTTGATGATAGTTTCAGAAAAAAAATGGCTCTCAAAGGCTTTCGGCATACAGCCCAATATGATACATTAATTAGTACTTATCTTGCTAAAGAGTTGGGTGACACTGAGTTACCAGAACAGTTATCATTCACATATGAAAAGCAACAGAGCCTGAGATATGGCGAAAATCCTCACCAGAAGGCTGCCTTTTATCGCGAGATATCCGTGCTGGATGGTCATCTCAGCGGAGCTGAACAATTGCATGGGAAGGAATTGTCATACAACAATATCGGTGATGCCTCAGCTGCCATCGAAATGATCCGTGAATTTTCTGCCCCCAGTGTCGTGGCGCTAAAGCATGCCAATCCGTGTGGTGTCGGTACTGCAGACACTATATTTAATGCCTATGAACGAGCTTATAAAGCAGATCCCGTCTCCATTTTCGGTGGTATTGTGGTTCTTAACAGGCCAGTGGATCTTGTCACAGCCGAAGAAATGCGCAAGATCTTCCTTGAGATCGTTATTGCTCCATCCTATAGTGAAGAGGCTCTGACCATACTCAAGAAGAAAAAGAATCTCCGCCTACTGCAACTGGCTGATATCATGCAGCCGCTCTCGACTGAGCGTTACTTCCACAAAAAAGTGGATGGCGGACTGTTGATCCAGGAGGCTGACCTGCATCGTCTGGATGATGAGCAATTCAAAGTGGTAACAGATAATCAACCGTCAGAAAAGGAATGGACGGATCTAAAATTAGCCTGGACTGTTGTAAAACATGCCAAATCGAATGCCATTGTGGTTGTAAAAGATGGTGCCACCCAGGGAGTGGGAGCCGGGCAGACCAGCCGGATCTGGGCTGTGGACAATGCACTGGACCGCAGCACCACATCTACGGAAGGATCAGTTCTGGCTTCGGATGCTTTTTTCCCCTTTTCTGATTCAGTTGAAAAGGCTCATGTCGCTGGTGTGAAGGCTATCATACAACCAGGTGGGTCGGTAAGAGATCAGGATTCAATTGATGCCTGTAATCAATTTGGGATTTCCATGGTATTCACGGGAGTACGCCACTTCAAACATTGA
- a CDS encoding lyase family protein — MSSDTLFNLSPLDGRYAGDLLDMQEMFSESRLIRERIHVEMIYLKAFLKATDRKDWWQDEFMAIYSDLSKKDLVYVKEIESHTKHDVAAVIEFIKVQLPEKIRPCVHFGLTSEDVNNLAHGLMIKGSRDILIGRLKILIDELTVLAKENRDRRMIGRTHGEVATPTTMGKEFALYALRFARMYAELKAMNIQGKILGATGNLNAWMGIYPDVDWFQITGDVVEELGLEHTLFSLQIMPGDTYAIMLDAVKRLSGLLIDYDQNIWTYFMLGYLYQKADASSIGSSTMPHKINPIKFENSEGNAQIAESSLTFFSQKFMKTRLQRDLTDSTVKRNIGTAFGHMILSLIYATRGTRDILIHDAKMDEDMANNGQFFSELVQLVERDRGASDGYDHLKKQTRGKRLSYAEMVDMMTEAGIEAATIETYVKGLTGEICDKAVEEVVKLTS; from the coding sequence TTGTCTTCTGATACCCTATTCAATTTGTCCCCTCTGGATGGTCGCTATGCCGGCGATCTACTCGATATGCAGGAGATGTTTTCTGAAAGTCGCCTGATCCGGGAACGTATTCATGTGGAAATGATCTACCTCAAGGCATTCCTGAAAGCGACTGATCGCAAGGACTGGTGGCAGGATGAATTCATGGCCATTTATTCTGATCTTAGCAAAAAGGATCTGGTTTATGTGAAGGAGATCGAGAGTCATACCAAACATGATGTGGCCGCCGTAATTGAATTCATCAAGGTTCAGTTACCGGAGAAGATTCGTCCCTGCGTGCATTTTGGATTGACTTCAGAAGATGTCAATAATCTGGCTCACGGTCTCATGATCAAAGGATCCAGGGATATCCTAATCGGTCGCTTAAAAATTCTGATCGATGAATTAACTGTCTTGGCGAAAGAAAATCGTGATCGCCGCATGATCGGCCGAACTCATGGCGAGGTAGCCACGCCTACCACCATGGGCAAAGAATTCGCTCTCTACGCCTTACGCTTCGCTAGAATGTATGCTGAGTTAAAAGCCATGAATATCCAGGGCAAGATATTGGGTGCTACTGGTAACCTGAATGCCTGGATGGGAATCTATCCTGATGTTGACTGGTTTCAGATCACTGGGGATGTTGTTGAAGAGCTGGGCTTGGAACACACCCTGTTCAGCTTACAGATCATGCCTGGGGACACCTATGCCATCATGCTGGATGCTGTGAAACGGCTCAGTGGTCTTCTCATCGATTATGATCAGAATATCTGGACCTATTTCATGTTGGGCTATTTGTATCAGAAAGCGGATGCTTCATCCATCGGGTCTTCCACCATGCCTCACAAGATCAATCCCATAAAATTTGAGAATTCTGAAGGGAATGCTCAGATCGCTGAGAGTTCATTGACCTTCTTCAGCCAGAAGTTCATGAAAACCCGACTCCAAAGAGACCTGACGGATTCCACTGTCAAGCGGAACATTGGGACAGCCTTTGGGCATATGATCCTTTCACTGATCTACGCTACCCGTGGAACCAGGGACATCCTGATCCATGATGCAAAAATGGATGAAGACATGGCCAATAACGGACAATTCTTCTCTGAGCTGGTTCAACTAGTGGAGCGGGACAGAGGTGCCTCTGATGGGTATGATCACTTGAAGAAGCAAACCAGGGGCAAACGTCTGTCTTATGCAGAAATGGTTGATATGATGACCGAAGCCGGGATCGAAGCAGCGACGATTGAAACGTACGTCAAAGGCCTGACAGGCGAGATTTGTGATAAAGCCGTGGAAGAAGTAGTGAAACTAACTTCCTAA
- a CDS encoding adenylosuccinate synthase: MKNTIVVGAQWGDEGKGKLVDVLAEKSDLVVRFNGGGNAGHTVMHAGETYKFHYMPSGMLHNKLCILGTGVVINPKDLLEEIESFTQSGHTPRLKISARAHVIFPHHQLIDAKEGGKIGTTGRGIGPAYSQKASRINLRILDIIADDAQVRIKDALKDVKDVLIYEDIFSEREYQEYCNSVAVDYATYGTKFKPFVTDTEALVRVANQDELTVLFEGAQGTLLDLNYGTYPFVTSSSTLAAAAFIGGGAIPGVPVRILGITKAYTTRVGEGPFPTELAGEAATNLREAGHEYGATTGRPRRVGHLDLYALRYAIRISGIQELAMTKIDTLALVKGIKVCTGYKIDGQEIDYFPADAPTLEQVEPIYADILPIADLTKAEWVELNHGSKADLPESIRNYIQFIEDFVEIPITILSHGPERKETIVF, translated from the coding sequence ATGAAAAACACCATCGTTGTGGGTGCTCAGTGGGGTGATGAAGGTAAAGGAAAACTGGTCGATGTTCTGGCAGAGAAAAGTGATCTCGTGGTACGTTTCAATGGTGGTGGCAATGCCGGCCATACGGTAATGCACGCTGGTGAGACCTATAAATTCCATTATATGCCTTCTGGTATGCTCCACAATAAGTTGTGTATTTTGGGTACAGGTGTGGTCATCAATCCCAAAGATCTTCTTGAAGAAATTGAGTCTTTTACGCAAAGTGGACACACTCCACGTCTTAAGATCAGCGCTCGAGCCCATGTGATCTTCCCGCATCACCAACTGATCGATGCCAAAGAAGGCGGCAAAATCGGAACAACGGGTCGCGGTATTGGTCCCGCCTATTCACAGAAAGCCTCCCGCATCAATCTCAGGATCCTTGATATCATTGCCGATGATGCTCAGGTGCGAATCAAAGATGCCCTGAAGGACGTAAAGGATGTTCTTATTTACGAGGATATCTTCAGCGAAAGGGAGTACCAGGAATACTGTAATTCTGTAGCGGTGGACTATGCTACCTACGGTACCAAATTTAAACCTTTTGTCACGGATACTGAAGCATTGGTACGCGTGGCTAATCAAGACGAACTCACCGTTCTTTTTGAGGGAGCTCAAGGCACTTTACTGGATCTGAATTACGGAACCTACCCCTTTGTAACCTCCAGTTCAACCCTGGCTGCAGCTGCTTTTATTGGTGGTGGAGCAATTCCTGGAGTACCCGTTCGGATATTGGGAATTACCAAAGCTTATACAACCCGGGTTGGTGAAGGTCCCTTCCCCACTGAGTTGGCGGGTGAAGCGGCTACAAACCTGAGAGAAGCCGGACACGAATACGGAGCCACAACAGGTCGTCCCCGGCGAGTTGGCCATTTAGATCTCTATGCCTTACGCTATGCTATTCGGATCTCCGGGATTCAGGAACTGGCCATGACCAAAATCGATACCTTAGCTCTGGTAAAGGGGATCAAAGTATGTACGGGCTATAAAATTGACGGCCAGGAAATCGATTACTTCCCTGCTGATGCCCCCACGCTGGAACAGGTCGAACCAATTTATGCAGATATCCTGCCTATTGCTGACCTGACCAAAGCAGAATGGGTCGAACTAAATCATGGATCGAAAGCGGATCTCCCTGAGAGTATCCGTAATTATATTCAATTTATCGAGGATTTTGTGGAAATCCCCATCACCATCCTCTCCCACGGTCCGGAAAGGAAAGAAACCATTGTCTTCTGA
- the purD gene encoding phosphoribosylamine--glycine ligase — MKVLVVGGGGREHALVWKLSQSPGVDQIYCAPGNAGTAQIAANIPLSDNDIPGLLEFALDNSVGLTVVGPEVPLVNGIVDVFEGVGLRIFGPNARASILEGSKVFTKELLVKYKIPTAEFHRFTEADTAKAFLRSNTVFPIVIKADGLAAGKGVLIIHSLEEAEKGIEEIMEDRVFGDAGNEIIIEEFLTGPELSMLCFVDNKTVVPMGSAKDYKRIGEGDTGLNTGGMGAISPNPLYDQELEDYCLTNIIEPSLAGMRAEGRPFKGILYCGIMLTESGPKVLEYNVRFGDPETQVILPRLKTDLVHIFEAIIDDRLNEVDVIWDDQTAATVVLASGGYPESYPKGLTITGLEQVTGSTTFHAGTKNDGDVVITSGGRVLTITSIARTVAEALTLSYDNARKIEFEGKTLRTDIGS; from the coding sequence ATGAAAGTTTTGGTCGTAGGTGGGGGTGGTCGTGAACACGCGCTGGTATGGAAATTGTCACAGAGCCCTGGAGTTGATCAAATCTATTGCGCACCCGGAAACGCCGGGACAGCTCAGATAGCTGCTAATATCCCCTTATCAGACAATGATATTCCCGGACTTCTGGAGTTTGCCCTGGACAATTCGGTTGGATTGACTGTTGTAGGACCTGAGGTTCCCCTGGTCAATGGAATTGTGGATGTGTTTGAAGGAGTTGGCCTGCGAATTTTTGGTCCAAATGCGAGAGCATCCATTCTGGAAGGCAGTAAGGTTTTCACTAAGGAGTTATTGGTCAAATACAAGATTCCCACCGCTGAATTCCATCGGTTTACTGAAGCTGACACAGCAAAAGCATTTCTAAGATCCAATACGGTTTTCCCCATTGTCATCAAGGCTGATGGATTAGCTGCTGGTAAGGGTGTACTCATTATCCACAGCTTGGAAGAAGCTGAAAAAGGGATTGAAGAGATCATGGAAGACCGGGTTTTTGGGGATGCTGGAAATGAGATCATCATTGAGGAATTTCTCACAGGTCCGGAACTCTCCATGTTGTGTTTTGTTGATAACAAGACAGTGGTTCCCATGGGTTCTGCCAAAGATTATAAAAGAATTGGTGAAGGTGATACTGGCTTGAATACCGGTGGGATGGGCGCGATCTCTCCAAATCCGCTGTATGACCAGGAGTTGGAAGACTATTGTCTCACCAATATTATTGAACCCAGTCTTGCTGGAATGCGAGCGGAAGGTCGTCCTTTTAAAGGGATTTTGTACTGTGGCATCATGCTGACAGAGTCGGGACCCAAGGTGTTGGAGTATAATGTCCGTTTTGGTGATCCAGAGACCCAGGTTATTCTACCACGTCTTAAAACGGATCTTGTCCATATCTTTGAAGCCATCATTGATGATCGGCTAAATGAAGTTGATGTCATTTGGGATGATCAAACTGCTGCCACGGTTGTTCTGGCATCGGGAGGTTATCCGGAATCATATCCCAAGGGGCTCACAATCACAGGATTGGAACAGGTAACCGGCTCAACGACTTTTCATGCCGGTACCAAAAATGATGGCGATGTAGTCATCACCAGTGGAGGTCGGGTGTTAACCATAACCTCAATAGCTCGAACTGTTGCTGAAGCACTAACACTATCTTACGACAATGCCCGTAAGATTGAGTTTGAGGGTAAAACCCTTAGGACTGATATTGGAAGTTAA
- a CDS encoding DUF302 domain-containing protein: MDTKIIGSGLVGFILGILLTGVFAWNAAPGMMMMEDETRYGFEESVDRFTQAVKDQGWKMPAVHDLQKTMKKFDKDVKSVKVFELCHPEHAGKILAKDDERIVTSLMPCRVAIYEHSDGTVYASRMNSGLLGKMMDGIVPEVMADASADSEEILKSIL, encoded by the coding sequence ATGGACACGAAAATAATTGGTAGTGGTTTGGTCGGCTTTATTCTGGGAATACTTTTGACAGGCGTATTTGCCTGGAATGCAGCACCTGGAATGATGATGATGGAAGATGAGACCAGGTATGGTTTTGAAGAATCTGTTGATCGGTTTACTCAGGCTGTTAAAGATCAGGGTTGGAAGATGCCCGCCGTTCACGATTTGCAGAAAACCATGAAAAAATTTGACAAGGATGTTAAATCAGTTAAAGTATTTGAACTTTGTCATCCAGAACACGCAGGCAAAATATTAGCGAAAGATGATGAGCGAATTGTTACTTCACTCATGCCTTGCCGTGTAGCCATTTATGAGCATTCCGATGGTACGGTGTATGCCAGCCGGATGAATTCAGGCTTATTGGGTAAAATGATGGACGGAATCGTACCAGAAGTTATGGCTGATGCCTCAGCCGACAGCGAAGAAATCCTAAAATCAATTTTGTAG
- the guaB gene encoding IMP dehydrogenase: MQKFKTWEAITFDDVLLVPAQSDVLPHDVDVSTHLTKSIKLNIPLMSASMDTVTESRMAIAMARVGGIGIIHKNLTPEQQAMEVDKVKRSQHGVITDPFSLTPKHTVGDAAELMARYRISGVPVVVDGKLLGIITNRDIRFEDHFERLIEDAMTKENLITGNQSTTLQEATALMKQYKIEKLPLIDKHNNLKGLITIKDIEKAVEYPNSATDSNGRLLVGAAVGARMESLDRVKRLMATGVDVIVVDTAHGHSRNVMNIVSTIKSKYPGVQVIAGNVATGAATKDLIAAGVDAVKVGIGPGSICTTRIVAGVGMPQISAISDCAEEADKHGIPIIADGGVKFSGDIPKAIAAGASVIMVGGLLAGTDESPGEKEYYQGRAYKVYRGMGSISAMNAGSADRYFQESTQKLVPEGIEGRVPYRGATKDVVFQLIGGLRSGMGYCGTPTIDDMRGKSEFVKISGAGLKESHPHDVQVTKEAPNYSADF, translated from the coding sequence ATGCAGAAATTCAAGACCTGGGAAGCGATCACTTTTGATGATGTGCTTCTGGTGCCGGCGCAGTCAGACGTACTGCCCCACGATGTTGATGTATCCACCCATTTAACCAAATCGATCAAACTGAATATACCCCTCATGTCCGCTTCAATGGATACCGTCACTGAATCCCGCATGGCCATCGCCATGGCAAGGGTAGGTGGTATTGGTATTATCCACAAAAATTTGACACCGGAACAACAAGCTATGGAAGTAGACAAGGTCAAGCGCTCCCAGCACGGTGTCATTACCGACCCTTTCTCACTCACTCCCAAGCATACTGTAGGTGATGCTGCTGAGCTCATGGCTCGCTACCGGATCTCAGGTGTACCTGTCGTTGTTGATGGAAAGCTCCTGGGTATTATCACCAATCGTGATATTCGATTTGAAGACCATTTTGAACGCCTCATTGAGGATGCAATGACCAAAGAGAACCTCATCACCGGCAACCAATCCACCACCCTGCAAGAAGCCACGGCTTTGATGAAGCAGTACAAGATAGAAAAGTTGCCCCTGATCGATAAACATAATAATCTCAAAGGATTAATTACAATTAAGGATATTGAAAAGGCCGTTGAATATCCCAATTCCGCAACAGATTCCAACGGACGTTTGCTCGTCGGAGCTGCTGTTGGAGCCCGGATGGAATCGCTGGATCGTGTGAAGCGCCTCATGGCCACCGGCGTGGATGTCATCGTAGTCGATACCGCTCATGGACATTCCCGGAACGTGATGAATATTGTCAGTACGATCAAATCAAAATATCCTGGAGTGCAGGTCATCGCTGGTAATGTTGCCACAGGTGCTGCCACAAAGGACCTGATCGCGGCTGGTGTAGATGCTGTTAAGGTGGGTATTGGTCCTGGATCGATCTGCACTACCCGCATTGTTGCAGGAGTAGGCATGCCCCAGATCAGTGCTATTTCAGATTGTGCAGAAGAAGCGGATAAACACGGTATCCCCATCATAGCAGATGGTGGTGTAAAATTCTCCGGAGATATCCCCAAAGCCATTGCTGCAGGGGCTTCAGTGATCATGGTTGGTGGACTGCTGGCCGGAACAGATGAAAGTCCAGGTGAAAAAGAATATTATCAGGGTCGGGCATACAAAGTTTACCGGGGGATGGGATCAATTTCTGCCATGAATGCCGGCAGCGCTGACCGATATTTTCAGGAATCCACTCAAAAGTTGGTTCCAGAGGGCATCGAAGGTCGCGTACCCTATCGAGGCGCCACCAAGGATGTGGTTTTTCAACTTATTGGCGGACTTCGTTCCGGGATGGGCTATTGTGGTACTCCTACAATAGATGATATGCGGGGCAAATCAGAATTTGTGAAAATCAGTGGAGCCGGCTTGAAAGAAAGCCACCCCCATGATGTGCAGGTAACCAAGGAAGCACCAAATTATAGTGCCGACTTTTAA
- a CDS encoding NFACT RNA binding domain-containing protein, which yields MKAANFIKSWPALWLWMHYWDEHLKGAQLDIAYTFRKARLDIHFSNAPQVTKLGWEKQGNQAIISASNQVTLPKRRVEVLKRIPQGSEVAGVKIHAQDRLLRFDLTNDFQLILGCFPAVLNVYLYHKHSCVDRFLKQIEPAHFSDNWLSVNDSLPASIPGGHLSRHDLEIARHGITLDQTTGELAFDSTAGRNGLPIDELVLAVFRSGQKPKQAPVVSIKKTAGTVLKRWQVKLTKVRTELQEALLWPDLEIRLQAFQIGLGMGKLTSSNELHLPAELSPTGSALTLYLEDHSSLQQAIESTAKKIRKFKLKIGQLEAIIPQIQTDIHDLEQLLEQDDNTALRTYLLTKGEALDRSGRRQTERKPYKKYQSPGGYDILVGRGSSDNDVLTFKVAGKNDWWFHARQIRGSHVILRTGNQQPQQPDIVSAAKHAARNSKAKHSGIVVVQYCQRKHLSKPKGSPPGTVLVHHEKSITIDLDQVK from the coding sequence CGAAAAGCGCGCCTGGATATCCACTTTTCCAACGCTCCTCAGGTCACCAAACTGGGTTGGGAAAAACAGGGCAATCAAGCCATCATCTCCGCATCGAATCAAGTCACTCTACCAAAACGGCGGGTTGAGGTCTTGAAGCGAATTCCTCAGGGGTCGGAAGTGGCCGGCGTAAAGATCCACGCACAGGATCGCTTGTTACGGTTTGACCTCACTAATGATTTCCAGTTGATACTGGGATGTTTTCCGGCGGTTCTAAATGTTTATTTGTATCACAAACATTCCTGCGTGGACCGTTTTCTGAAACAAATAGAACCAGCGCACTTTTCCGATAACTGGTTAAGTGTCAATGACTCCTTACCAGCTTCAATACCTGGTGGACATCTTAGCAGGCATGACCTGGAGATTGCCAGGCACGGGATTACCCTGGATCAGACAACCGGCGAACTTGCCTTTGATTCGACTGCTGGCAGAAATGGTCTGCCAATAGACGAGTTGGTCCTGGCCGTATTTAGATCAGGTCAAAAACCAAAACAGGCACCTGTTGTCTCCATCAAGAAAACGGCTGGAACTGTTCTAAAACGCTGGCAGGTCAAGCTCACTAAAGTTCGAACAGAGCTACAGGAAGCTCTGTTGTGGCCGGATCTGGAAATTCGCTTACAGGCGTTTCAAATCGGTCTTGGGATGGGTAAGCTCACCTCATCAAACGAATTGCATTTACCTGCTGAGCTCTCCCCCACCGGTTCTGCTTTAACCCTTTACCTGGAGGATCACTCAAGCCTGCAGCAGGCCATCGAATCTACTGCGAAAAAGATTCGTAAGTTCAAGCTAAAGATCGGACAATTGGAAGCGATCATTCCTCAAATCCAGACTGATATACACGATCTGGAACAACTTCTGGAACAGGATGACAACACGGCTCTACGCACCTACTTGTTAACCAAGGGTGAAGCACTGGATCGATCGGGGCGACGGCAAACCGAACGTAAACCCTACAAAAAGTATCAATCCCCAGGGGGCTATGATATCCTGGTAGGTCGTGGTTCATCAGACAATGATGTCCTGACCTTCAAGGTAGCCGGCAAAAATGACTGGTGGTTCCATGCCAGACAGATCAGAGGATCACATGTTATCCTGAGAACGGGAAATCAGCAACCCCAACAACCAGATATTGTTTCAGCTGCGAAACATGCTGCCCGGAATTCCAAAGCAAAGCATTCCGGGATCGTAGTGGTTCAATACTGTCAACGCAAACATCTGAGCAAGCCCAAAGGCTCACCACCAGGAACCGTGCTGGTTCATCATGAGAAATCGATTACCATAGATCTGGATCAAGTGAAGTAA
- the purN gene encoding phosphoribosylglycinamide formyltransferase, which translates to MLRIGALVSGGGTNLQAIMDAIKSGFIPNAKMELVISNKKGAFALERANKAGVATAIISRKGFDSAQAFDEGLANELLDHKIDLVLLAGFMAILGSKFFTHFENKVMNIHPALIPAFSGSGYYGLRVHQAVLDYGCKLSGASVHFVTPEVDAGPLIIQKAVAVKPGDTPEILQKRIMEEAEWQIYPEAIRLFAQGRLHIVDRHVSIVGSRG; encoded by the coding sequence ATGCTTCGAATAGGGGCTCTTGTTTCAGGTGGGGGCACTAATCTTCAAGCCATTATGGATGCCATCAAAAGTGGATTCATCCCCAATGCAAAAATGGAACTTGTGATCTCCAATAAAAAGGGTGCTTTTGCACTGGAACGTGCAAATAAAGCTGGGGTCGCCACTGCAATAATCAGTCGGAAGGGCTTTGACTCTGCCCAGGCGTTTGATGAAGGTCTTGCCAATGAATTACTGGATCACAAGATCGATCTGGTGCTGCTGGCCGGGTTTATGGCGATTTTGGGATCGAAATTCTTCACTCATTTTGAAAACAAGGTAATGAATATCCATCCAGCCTTGATCCCGGCTTTTTCTGGTTCCGGCTACTATGGTCTCCGGGTTCATCAGGCTGTGCTGGATTATGGTTGCAAGCTTTCCGGTGCCTCCGTGCACTTTGTCACACCAGAGGTGGATGCCGGTCCCCTCATTATCCAAAAAGCAGTTGCTGTTAAACCAGGTGATACTCCAGAAATTCTCCAAAAACGGATCATGGAAGAGGCGGAGTGGCAGATATATCCAGAAGCAATACGTCTCTTCGCTCAGGGGCGACTGCATATTGTTGATAGGCACGTGAGTATAGTTGGATCTAGGGGATAG